From Mycolicibacterium nivoides, a single genomic window includes:
- a CDS encoding diflavin oxidoreductase, giving the protein MGNAEDAAMSFAEAATAAGIPAEAVELNQVELHHLTTTTHFIVVTSTFGDGEFPDTATLFWEAISASTERLEHMSFAVLALGDSSYELFCNAGILLDARLEELGATRLTDRVDVDGYYEQPAAAWTTDLVKQLTAAQSGPTIGAVTVIESPPADPPQRSQERFAAPLTVNRLLTSAESDKEVRHYELDLTGSGIAYQAGDSLAVHPLNDPGLVAAILTELKVGPAHRVAGADETLGVLLSEQLEIRTPSRALQELAGPAAYGEDVLDLIKRADLTVDEVVDTLRPLQFRDYSIASSPLVHPDHVHLTVATVRYPATDRQHGGVASTYLAERTQSVRIHLRPNHHFRLPAADVPIIMIGPGTGIAPFRAFLQERQAAGASGRSWLFFGDRRRATDFLYGQELTGFVESGVLTRLDVAFSRDQDTKVYVQQRMRENSAELFAWLQDGAHLYVCGDAERMAKDVDATLHEIVAESGGMDAGAAHAYVNDLIKTHRYLRDVY; this is encoded by the coding sequence ATGGGCAACGCCGAAGACGCCGCCATGTCGTTCGCCGAAGCCGCCACTGCCGCCGGAATTCCCGCCGAGGCCGTCGAACTCAACCAGGTGGAACTCCACCATCTCACTACCACAACGCATTTCATCGTGGTGACGTCAACCTTCGGCGACGGCGAATTCCCGGACACCGCCACATTGTTCTGGGAGGCGATCAGTGCCTCGACCGAGCGGCTGGAGCACATGAGTTTCGCTGTGCTCGCCCTCGGAGACTCGTCCTACGAATTGTTCTGCAACGCAGGAATACTCCTCGACGCGCGGCTGGAAGAGCTCGGCGCAACCCGGCTGACAGACCGGGTCGACGTCGACGGCTATTACGAACAACCTGCCGCTGCCTGGACCACCGACCTCGTCAAGCAGCTCACCGCCGCCCAGAGCGGACCCACGATCGGTGCTGTCACCGTCATCGAAAGCCCCCCGGCCGACCCCCCACAACGCAGCCAGGAACGCTTCGCAGCACCCCTGACGGTCAATCGGCTGCTCACCTCGGCGGAATCCGACAAGGAGGTTCGCCACTACGAGCTCGACCTCACCGGTTCCGGGATCGCCTACCAGGCCGGCGATTCGCTGGCCGTCCACCCGCTCAACGATCCTGGTCTGGTAGCGGCGATCCTGACCGAACTCAAAGTGGGACCCGCCCACCGCGTAGCCGGAGCCGATGAGACATTGGGGGTTCTGCTCTCCGAGCAGCTCGAGATCCGCACACCCTCGCGCGCACTGCAGGAATTGGCGGGTCCCGCCGCCTACGGCGAGGACGTCCTCGATCTCATCAAGCGGGCCGACCTCACCGTCGATGAGGTCGTCGATACGTTGCGCCCGTTGCAGTTCCGCGACTACTCGATCGCCTCAAGCCCCCTGGTTCACCCCGATCACGTGCACCTGACCGTGGCCACGGTGCGCTACCCCGCCACCGACCGCCAACACGGCGGCGTGGCGTCGACGTACCTTGCGGAGCGCACCCAGAGCGTTCGGATTCACCTGCGCCCCAACCATCATTTCCGGCTGCCCGCCGCCGATGTACCGATCATCATGATCGGGCCGGGCACCGGTATCGCACCGTTCCGCGCCTTCCTGCAGGAACGACAGGCCGCCGGAGCGTCGGGCCGGTCCTGGCTGTTCTTCGGGGACCGGCGCCGGGCCACCGACTTCCTCTACGGCCAGGAGCTCACTGGATTTGTCGAGTCCGGCGTGTTGACCCGGCTCGATGTGGCGTTCTCCCGTGACCAGGACACCAAAGTGTATGTGCAGCAACGTATGCGGGAGAATTCAGCCGAGCTGTTCGCCTGGCTGCAAGACGGTGCCCACCTTTATGTGTGCGGTGACGCCGAACGCATGGCCAAGGACGTCGACGCCACTCTGCACGAGATCGTCGCCGAGAGCGGCGGCATGGACGCCGGTGCCGCGCACGCCTATGTCAACGACCTGATCAAGACCCACCGCTACCTGCGGGACGTGTACTGA
- a CDS encoding D-alanyl-D-alanine carboxypeptidase has protein sequence MRRLFGALALALGTAMTAAAIGSPPVAAQPGVQPAGAQIPDGPAKAWLVADMDTGQVLASKDPNGSYAPASTIKPLLAMVVLDHLRPDNFARANESHTKVECSCVGLKPGQPYTTRQLLEALLMVSGNDAANMLADMLGGRPATVAAMTRKAASVGARNTRAGSPSGLDGPGWETVTTPHDLAVILRAALRYPLIAQIMAQPSAQFPGKTLTNQNELLQRYPGDIAGKTGYTDLARKTYVGAAQRGNRRLIVVQMYGTGDLYGQAIDLFDYGFSH, from the coding sequence GTGCGAAGACTGTTCGGGGCGCTCGCGCTCGCCCTCGGCACGGCAATGACCGCCGCGGCCATCGGGTCCCCTCCGGTCGCTGCGCAGCCCGGTGTTCAGCCTGCGGGCGCCCAGATTCCCGACGGGCCGGCCAAGGCGTGGCTGGTCGCCGATATGGACACCGGCCAGGTGCTGGCATCCAAGGATCCCAACGGCTCGTACGCCCCGGCCAGCACCATCAAGCCGCTGCTGGCGATGGTGGTGCTCGACCACCTTCGGCCCGACAATTTCGCCAGGGCCAACGAGTCGCACACCAAGGTCGAATGCTCGTGCGTGGGGCTCAAGCCAGGGCAGCCGTACACCACCCGCCAACTGCTCGAAGCACTGCTGATGGTGTCGGGCAACGACGCGGCGAACATGCTCGCCGACATGCTCGGTGGGCGGCCCGCCACCGTGGCGGCGATGACGCGCAAAGCGGCGAGCGTCGGCGCCCGCAACACCCGGGCCGGCTCACCATCGGGCCTCGACGGCCCCGGCTGGGAAACCGTCACCACCCCGCACGACCTCGCGGTGATCCTGCGGGCAGCGCTGAGATACCCGCTGATCGCCCAGATCATGGCGCAACCGTCGGCCCAGTTCCCGGGCAAGACCCTGACCAACCAGAACGAACTGCTGCAGCGCTACCCCGGTGACATCGCCGGCAAGACCGGATACACCGATCTCGCCCGCAAGACGTACGTGGGTGCTGCCCAACGCGGTAACCGACGTCTGATCGTGGTGCAGATGTACGGCACCGGCGATCTGTACGGTCAGGCGATCGACTTGTTCGACTACGGCTTCTCACACTGA
- a CDS encoding D-alanyl-D-alanine carboxypeptidase family protein, whose amino-acid sequence MGRFVRFSVAATAAVAVALIPLSSVSGAVPVARADLEVQQVGSAPIPDGPAQGWVVADLDTGQVLAARNENTHYAPASTIKTLLAQVVLDEVPLDTTIVADDADTKVECNCAGVAPGQTYTARQLLEAALLASGNDAANTLARMIGGPEAAVAKMNAKAVALGANSTNVATPSGLDGPGMPFWSTPHDMATIFRGAMANPVFAQITAMPSTTFPSKTGNRVLVNQDELLHRYPGAIGGKTGFTDIARKTFVGAAQRDGRRLVVTMMYGLVKEGGPTYWDQAATLLDWGFAQDRSASIGSL is encoded by the coding sequence ATGGGGAGGTTCGTCAGGTTCTCTGTTGCAGCGACGGCCGCGGTTGCCGTCGCGCTGATCCCACTCTCATCGGTGTCCGGAGCAGTGCCGGTGGCCAGAGCCGATCTCGAAGTGCAGCAGGTCGGATCCGCACCCATCCCGGACGGTCCCGCGCAGGGCTGGGTGGTCGCCGACCTCGACACCGGCCAGGTATTGGCAGCCCGCAACGAGAACACCCACTACGCGCCCGCGAGCACTATCAAGACCCTGCTGGCTCAGGTGGTGCTCGACGAGGTCCCGCTGGACACCACGATCGTGGCCGACGACGCCGATACCAAAGTCGAGTGCAACTGCGCCGGCGTCGCGCCCGGGCAGACCTACACCGCGCGCCAACTGCTGGAGGCGGCACTTCTGGCCTCGGGCAACGACGCCGCCAACACCCTGGCCCGCATGATCGGCGGCCCCGAAGCGGCCGTGGCCAAGATGAACGCCAAGGCGGTCGCGCTCGGGGCGAACAGCACCAACGTCGCGACGCCGTCCGGACTGGACGGGCCCGGCATGCCGTTCTGGTCCACACCGCACGACATGGCGACGATCTTCCGCGGAGCGATGGCCAACCCGGTCTTCGCGCAGATCACCGCGATGCCCTCGACCACCTTCCCCAGCAAGACCGGCAATCGGGTCCTGGTCAACCAGGACGAGCTGCTGCATCGCTACCCCGGTGCCATCGGCGGCAAGACGGGCTTCACCGACATCGCCCGCAAGACATTCGTCGGCGCCGCACAGCGAGACGGCCGCCGACTGGTAGTCACGATGATGTACGGGCTGGTCAAGGAGGGTGGCCCTACCTACTGGGATCAGGCCGCCACACTTCTGGACTGGGGTTTCGCCCAGGATCGGTCCGCCAGCATCGGGTCGCTCTAG
- a CDS encoding nuclear transport factor 2 family protein yields the protein MLSLAEISDRLEIQQLLIDYSTAIDRRLFDDLDAVFTPDAYIDYRAMGGIDGQYPEVKAWLAEVLPNFPAYAHMLGNFDVRIDGDTASSRTICFNPMVLPGLEQQVLFCGLWYEDEFVRTSEGWRMSRRVETKCFDKVV from the coding sequence ATGTTGAGCCTGGCCGAGATTTCGGATCGTCTGGAGATCCAGCAGTTGTTGATCGACTACTCCACGGCGATAGACCGTCGACTGTTCGATGACCTCGATGCGGTCTTCACTCCTGATGCCTACATCGACTACCGCGCGATGGGCGGTATCGACGGCCAGTATCCGGAGGTCAAGGCGTGGTTGGCCGAGGTGCTGCCGAACTTCCCGGCCTATGCGCACATGCTCGGCAACTTCGATGTCCGAATCGACGGCGACACCGCGTCGTCCCGCACCATCTGCTTCAACCCCATGGTGCTGCCCGGGCTGGAACAGCAGGTGTTGTTCTGCGGGCTCTGGTACGAGGACGAGTTCGTCCGGACCTCCGAGGGGTGGCGGATGAGCCGCCGGGTCGAGACCAAGTGTTTCGACAAGGTCGTTTAG
- a CDS encoding DUF4878 domain-containing protein produces MTFPPGPPDPWSSAPPQQFGVPQQPGTPNPFGVPGQPYGGPPPYQASSPYGYGTPAPYGYGMPPPGRNNSKRTALILGGIGGAVILLVVIVMVIVMGTGSSSDERAIKQVFEDISETGSASESMKYFCAEDQQMMKKYESSMPGSFDADIPEPTGRPDSVEVTDVKVDGDRATATVITDGEPDGSAYFRKEDGDWKLCMAEDPKLAPRS; encoded by the coding sequence GTGACATTTCCGCCGGGACCGCCAGACCCGTGGTCATCAGCGCCGCCGCAGCAATTCGGGGTGCCGCAGCAGCCAGGAACCCCGAACCCGTTCGGGGTTCCTGGGCAGCCCTACGGAGGCCCGCCGCCGTATCAGGCATCGTCGCCGTACGGCTACGGCACACCCGCGCCGTACGGCTACGGCATGCCCCCGCCGGGTCGGAACAACAGCAAGCGCACCGCGTTGATCCTCGGCGGCATCGGCGGGGCGGTCATCCTGCTCGTCGTCATCGTCATGGTGATCGTGATGGGCACCGGGTCGTCCAGCGACGAGCGCGCCATCAAGCAGGTCTTCGAAGACATCAGCGAGACCGGATCAGCGTCAGAGTCGATGAAGTACTTCTGCGCAGAAGATCAGCAGATGATGAAGAAGTACGAATCGAGCATGCCCGGAAGCTTCGACGCCGACATCCCCGAACCCACGGGGCGACCGGACTCGGTCGAGGTCACCGATGTGAAAGTCGACGGTGACCGGGCCACAGCCACCGTCATAACAGACGGGGAGCCCGACGGCTCCGCCTACTTCCGCAAGGAAGATGGCGATTGGAAACTCTGTATGGCCGAAGATCCGAAGCTGGCCCCACGGTCCTGA
- the rpsP gene encoding 30S ribosomal protein S16 has translation MAVKIKLTRLGKIRNPQYRIAVADARTRREGRAIEVIGRYHPKEEPSLIEIDSERAQYWLGVGAQPTEPVLALLKITGDWQKFKGLPGAEGTLKVKEPKPSKLELFNAALAEAESGTGAAAVTPKKKKAPKKDEAAAETAEAEAPAAEAAADEAASES, from the coding sequence ATGGCTGTCAAGATCAAGCTCACCCGGCTTGGCAAGATCCGCAACCCCCAGTACCGCATCGCCGTCGCCGACGCGCGCACCCGCCGCGAAGGCCGCGCCATCGAGGTCATCGGCCGCTACCACCCCAAGGAAGAGCCGAGCCTGATCGAGATCGATTCGGAGCGCGCGCAGTACTGGCTGGGTGTCGGCGCCCAGCCCACCGAGCCGGTGCTGGCCCTGCTGAAGATCACCGGTGACTGGCAGAAGTTCAAGGGCCTGCCGGGTGCCGAGGGCACGCTGAAGGTCAAGGAGCCCAAGCCGTCCAAGCTGGAGCTGTTCAACGCGGCGCTGGCCGAGGCCGAGAGCGGCACCGGTGCCGCGGCCGTCACGCCCAAGAAGAAGAAGGCTCCCAAGAAGGACGAGGCTGCTGCCGAGACCGCCGAGGCCGAGGCGCCGGCTGCTGAGGCCGCTGCCGACGAAGCCGCAAGCGAGAGCTGA
- a CDS encoding RNA-binding protein encodes MSSVVVDAVEHLVRGIVDNPDDVRVDMVTSRRGRTVEVHVHPDDLGKVIGRGGRTATALRTLVAGIGGRGIRVDVVDTDQ; translated from the coding sequence GTGAGTTCTGTCGTGGTCGACGCCGTCGAGCACCTGGTCCGCGGCATCGTGGACAATCCCGACGACGTACGCGTCGACATGGTCACCAGCCGCCGCGGGCGCACGGTCGAGGTTCACGTGCACCCTGACGACCTGGGCAAGGTCATCGGGCGCGGAGGCCGTACCGCCACTGCGCTGCGGACCCTGGTCGCAGGCATCGGTGGGCGCGGCATCCGCGTCGACGTGGTGGACACCGACCAGTAG
- the rimM gene encoding ribosome maturation factor RimM (Essential for efficient processing of 16S rRNA) — protein sequence MDLVVGRVVKAHGISGEVVVEVRTDDPDARFTPGVALRGRAKGGAERTFSVESVRDHAGRLLIRLAGVADRNAADELRGTVFIVDTADLPAIDDPDEFYDHELEGLRVVTVDGTAVGAVREVLHTAAGELLSVKADTDGREVLIPFVSAIVTSVSRETGTVVIDPPDGLLNLDLV from the coding sequence ATGGACCTGGTTGTCGGGCGGGTTGTCAAAGCTCACGGCATTTCCGGTGAGGTCGTTGTCGAGGTCCGTACCGACGACCCCGACGCTCGGTTCACCCCTGGCGTGGCCCTTCGGGGCCGCGCGAAGGGGGGTGCCGAGCGCACTTTCTCAGTCGAGTCCGTGCGTGATCACGCGGGTCGGCTACTGATCCGGCTGGCCGGTGTCGCCGACCGCAATGCGGCCGACGAATTGCGCGGCACGGTGTTCATCGTCGACACCGCCGACCTGCCCGCGATCGATGACCCCGACGAGTTCTACGACCACGAACTCGAAGGACTGCGGGTCGTCACGGTCGACGGCACCGCGGTGGGCGCGGTCCGCGAGGTGCTGCACACCGCCGCCGGCGAACTGCTGTCGGTCAAAGCCGATACGGATGGCCGCGAAGTACTGATCCCGTTCGTCAGCGCCATCGTCACCTCGGTGTCCCGGGAAACCGGAACCGTCGTCATCGATCCTCCAGACGGTCTGCTGAACCTGGACCTGGTCTAG
- the trmD gene encoding tRNA (guanosine(37)-N1)-methyltransferase TrmD → MHIDVVTIFPSYLDPIRQSLPGKAIDAGILTVSVHDLRNWTHDVHRSVDDSPYGGGPGMVMKAPVWGEALDEICSEETLLVVPTPAGRPFTQAVAERWSAESHLVFACGRYEGIDQRVADDAARRMRVEEVSIGDYVLNGGESAALVMIEAVVRLMPDVLGNPASHQQDSHSDGLLEGPSYTRPQSWRGLEVPDVLLSGDHAKVAAWRHEQSLQRTRERRPDLLDES, encoded by the coding sequence GTGCACATTGATGTCGTCACGATCTTCCCGTCCTACCTCGATCCCATCCGGCAGTCGCTGCCGGGCAAGGCGATCGACGCCGGAATTCTCACCGTGTCCGTGCATGACCTGCGGAACTGGACCCACGATGTGCACCGTTCGGTGGATGACTCCCCGTACGGCGGGGGACCCGGAATGGTCATGAAAGCGCCGGTGTGGGGTGAGGCGCTCGACGAAATTTGTTCCGAGGAAACGCTTCTGGTCGTACCGACCCCTGCGGGACGGCCGTTCACCCAAGCGGTGGCCGAACGCTGGAGTGCGGAGTCTCACCTGGTGTTCGCCTGTGGACGGTACGAGGGGATCGACCAACGGGTGGCCGACGACGCGGCCCGCCGGATGCGGGTCGAAGAGGTTTCCATCGGCGACTACGTCCTCAACGGCGGCGAGTCCGCGGCGTTGGTGATGATCGAGGCTGTGGTCCGGTTGATGCCCGACGTGTTGGGCAATCCCGCTTCGCACCAACAGGATTCGCATTCCGACGGACTGCTTGAGGGGCCGAGCTACACCCGGCCGCAGAGCTGGCGCGGGCTCGAAGTGCCCGATGTTCTGCTGTCCGGGGATCACGCCAAGGTGGCAGCGTGGCGCCATGAGCAATCGCTGCAACGGACCCGTGAACGCAGGCCGGATCTGCTCGACGAGTCCTAG
- the rplS gene encoding 50S ribosomal protein L19, which translates to MNTLDFVDQASLRDDIPTFSPGDTVNVHVKVIEGSKERIQVFKGVVIRRQGGGIRETFTVRKESYGVGVERTFPVHSPNIDHLDVVTRGDVRRAKLYYLRELRGKKAKIKEKR; encoded by the coding sequence ATGAACACGCTGGACTTCGTCGATCAGGCGTCGCTGCGCGACGACATCCCGACCTTCAGCCCCGGCGACACCGTCAACGTGCACGTGAAGGTGATCGAGGGCTCGAAGGAGCGCATCCAGGTCTTCAAGGGTGTCGTGATCCGTCGCCAGGGCGGCGGCATCCGCGAGACCTTCACCGTGCGGAAGGAGAGCTACGGCGTCGGCGTCGAGCGGACCTTCCCGGTGCATTCGCCCAACATCGATCACCTCGATGTCGTGACCCGCGGTGACGTGCGTCGCGCCAAGCTCTACTACCTGCGCGAACTGCGTGGCAAGAAGGCGAAGATCAAGGAAAAGCGCTGA
- the lepB gene encoding signal peptidase I, which translates to MTGPTDSADACSEGSLESDSEPDSAPDSAESATGEAPDESPKRKHSTAREIAILATIALVLYYVTLTFIARPYLIPSESMEPTLHGCAGCVGDRIMVDKVTYRFSKPEPGDVVVFKGPPSWNIGYKSIRSDNTAIRWVQNALSFVGFVPPDENDLVKRVIAVGGQTVQCRADTGLTVDGKRLDEPYLDPATMMADPGIYPCLGPEFGPVTVPSDRLWVMGDNRTHSADSRVHCSNLPADARNGLQCTGDPMAGTVPVENVIGKARFIAWPPSRWGGINGVNPQTDS; encoded by the coding sequence GTGACCGGACCCACCGATTCCGCCGACGCGTGCTCGGAGGGCAGCCTCGAATCGGACTCAGAGCCTGATTCCGCCCCAGATTCGGCGGAGTCGGCCACCGGCGAAGCGCCGGACGAGTCACCCAAGCGCAAGCATTCCACCGCGCGCGAGATTGCCATTCTGGCCACCATCGCCTTGGTGCTCTATTACGTGACGCTGACGTTCATCGCGCGTCCGTACCTGATTCCGTCGGAGTCCATGGAACCGACGCTGCACGGCTGTGCCGGCTGCGTGGGTGACCGGATCATGGTCGACAAGGTCACCTACCGGTTCTCCAAGCCCGAGCCGGGCGATGTGGTGGTCTTCAAGGGTCCGCCGTCGTGGAACATCGGTTACAAGTCGATCCGTTCGGACAACACCGCCATCCGCTGGGTGCAGAACGCCCTTTCGTTTGTCGGGTTTGTGCCGCCGGACGAGAACGACCTGGTCAAGCGGGTGATCGCGGTCGGCGGTCAGACCGTGCAGTGCCGTGCTGACACTGGGCTGACGGTCGACGGAAAACGCCTCGACGAACCGTACCTGGACCCGGCCACCATGATGGCCGACCCGGGCATCTACCCGTGCTTGGGTCCTGAGTTCGGACCCGTCACGGTCCCATCCGATCGCCTGTGGGTGATGGGTGACAACCGGACGCACTCGGCCGACTCACGCGTGCACTGCAGCAACCTGCCCGCCGACGCGCGGAATGGACTTCAGTGCACCGGCGATCCGATGGCCGGCACCGTTCCGGTGGAGAATGTAATCGGAAAGGCACGGTTCATCGCCTGGCCACCGTCCCGCTGGGGCGGTATCAACGGCGTGAACCCGCAGACCGACTCCTAG